Part of the Flammeovirga agarivorans genome is shown below.
TATTCAGAAATGAAAATACAGTTGATTAATAAAAGACTATAGAAATGATGAGTATTTGAAAGTATCAAATAAGATACTTTTCTAAGTAAGTGTTCAATAATAAATTGTTACAGATAAGTATTAATAATAAAAAGTATCTTAAATGCTACTTATAAATTTAGTAAGCAAAAAGTGACTTATATGCTACATATGAGCTTTACGTTATTTATGAATACGATATTAGAATGATACGTTTGGCAAATTTGCCAAAGCCTAAAAATTATCATGTAGCATTTGAGATATATTTTAAAGTTAGTTCAGAAGATGAAAACTTTTTGATAATAAGTTTATCTAATAGGAATATGGTTCACCAAGTATTAAATCTATTTAGTGAAATAATTTCAGTTGTAATTTTTTTAGGAAAATGTGTAGCATGATTTTCAAGCAATCCTACCTTGAGCACTTTAGGACTATTTTTCTTTTTTACCTTCATAAAATCGAGATTTTTAATCACTTTATACCCAAATTATGATGTATTAGAGGACAGTTGCTGTAGAATAATGAAGTATATGTCTTTATACAGAATGTTATTTTTTGTACTATATTTAGCTTTTTATTCAAAAATAAAGTGAGGATAATGAATTTATCAAATAGAAATTTTAAAAATCATGCAAATTACTTTCCCTCAAATAATGCTTTAATGAGGGTTCTAAATACATATTCATTAACCTATATAGATAGTGGTTTTAAGTCTGATACATATAATATCATTCATATTCATGATACAGACAAAATTGTAATAAATGAAGTTTCTGAGGCAATTGACTTTTGTGAGAATAGATTGAGAAAACCATGTGTTTGGCTTGATAAGAGTGACTTAAATGATACATTAAGTGATATTTTCCAAAATTTGGACTTAGAAGAAACGGGATCAAGTGTCATGTTAGAATTACCAACATTATCACTTGTAGAACCATATGAAGTCGATAAAAATATTTTTCAGGCAAAAGAAAAACAAGATATCATTGATCATGCCTTTGTTATAGCAAACAATTGGGATCCATTTGATACCGAGGTTTTACATCATTATAATAGGAATGTTGAATTCATCTTAAAGCAGGATAAATCGATTCTTTTAAATTACTCTGATGGAACAAGTACAGTTGGAGTGATAGAATTATTTCTTGATCCAGAAAATCCTAAGGTTGCAGGTATTTATAATCTATCTGTATTTAGTGATCAAAGAAAAAATGGAATAGGAACAAAGCTAGTAGAAGCGGCATTGTATTTTGCTAAAAATATGAATGTGGAGCAAGTAGTAACTCAGGCATCTGAAGATTCATTGGGCATATTCAAGAAATTCAAATTTAATGAAACGGGTATAATTCTTGAGTTTGGGAAAAAATAAAAGCATCCTGCAATGCAAGATGCTTTTAGCTAAGCACGAATGCTTAACTAGTTGATTTTTTTATATAGGTGACTAACCTATGATTCTTTACCCAAACGCAATATAAAACCAAAAAAATTAAAATCACAAAAAAATGTAAGTATTTGTGAAAAATGTTACATTGCACCAATGTTTTAACTTTAATGAAATGCTAGATAGACTCTTACTTTCCATATTGAATATCAAGGGTTTTGGTCCAAAATTCTTATTCAGATATAAAGATTACTTAATTGAGGCAGAGAATTCATGTGAAACTGTTTTAGAGGCAATTTCTTTTGTTTTTGAGAAAACCAATAGAATTCAAAAGGTGGCTTTAGAAGAAATCAATGAAGGTATTAATGTAGCAAATAAGATACTTGAAGATTGTTCATCATATAATATTGAAGTATTGAATTTTTTATCTCAGGATTACCCTCAACAAGTTGCTGAAGTAACCGAGTTATGGCCTTTACTTTACGCAGTAGGTAATCATAAGTTATTAAATAGATACTCTGTTGGAATTATTGGTACAAGAACTCCAGATCAGGTAGGTATGAAAATTTCAAATAGAATTGGAGAGTATTGTACAGAAGAAGAAGTGAATCTCATTTTAAATCAACAGAAAGGTGTTACCATAGAAGTACTAAAAGAGTTTGATGGAACGTTTGTTGGTGTTGCAGCTTCAAGTCTCGACCAACTTTATACACCAGACCATGATATACATAGTGCTACAATGAAATGTGTAGTATCTCCTTTTCCCCCTACTGTTACTTATGATGAATACAGATATATTGAAGCTTGTAAAGTGGTTGCTTCATTGTCAAATAGGTTAGTACTAGTACAGGATGCACCTACTGATGACACAAGATTTGTATTGAGTTACTTCTCTAGAATGGAAAGAATACTGGGGGTTATCTTACCAGTGAATAATACTTTAAACCACCCTAAAAACGCCGGTAATCGACTTTTAATAGAAAAAGGTAAAGATGGTATGATAAGTTATTGTAAGGCTAAGGACGTAAATAATAAGACGTTTAAATGTACCATTAAGGTTTTGGAGAATAAAAACGATTTTCCTCAGTTCTTTTTGGAGGAAGAATTACCTTTTTAAAAAGACTTATAAAGAATAAAAGCACCATAAGATAATCTCTTATGGTGCTTTTTGTTTTCATTAAGTTTTGAGGCTTAATGTTAGTGGATGTTACAGTAAATCACAAAGTCTTTGTGGAATTTCGTAATCATCATCTTTCATTAATTCGCTAGTAATCGTAACATCTTCAGTATACCACTTACCATTGTAAACAGTGTGGAATTTATATGTTTTACCGATTTCCATATAGTATAATGTTACTTTACCATTACGAACATAGTAATATTGGTATCTAGACCACCAATAGAAGCTGTTTGAAACATCGTATTCAACGTAAAGAGGTACAGTTGGACGGATTACAGTATCGCCACAACGGCCTGTGTAATCAATCGTCACCGTTTTATAATCTGGTAATTTACTTAAGATTTCATCGACATTTAATGTAACGTCACCATTACATAAGTCGAAAGCATTTGAAGTATAATAAACTTTAGATGCATCAAATCTGTCATAGATTTCAACTGTCATACTACTATTTCCTAAACTATACCATGGTCGAATATTTAAACCATCGTACAATCGCATACCATAGTAATCATATACTCTTTGCTTAGTACCATCAGGGAAAGTAATTAAAACTCTAACACCAGCAAGAACAGCATCATTATATGTTTTATCGATTGAGAATTTGATTGAACCAAAGTCCTCATTTCTTACCCATGGATAGTAAACATAAGTGTAGTTCGAATAGCTACTAGTGTATGTTTTAGGTGTAGTTTGTGCTTGGTATGATCTACAAACTTGCATATCATAACCAATCCAGAAGTATGAAGCATTTTTAGTTTCAAAAGAGATATAAAGGCTTCCATCTCCATCTTCTTGTACAGTAGCAGCTTCTTCAGTTTCACGAACGTACCAATCATAATAGTTATTATTATTTGACATTCTGTAAACAAAGATTTGATCTCCTGCTTGAATTCTGTTACCAGTTAATTGATTGACAGTATTAGGGTTAATATCAGTTCTAACAGTAAAAGAACTTGAAGTTTGATATACTCTTTGGTATGAAGAAGTATAAGCATACATGTAGAAATATAAGAATTGGCACATGTAAATACCTCTATCATTTTGTAAGTTTCCTTGTGTATTTCTGATTAACGCAGGAATATACATTCTATATGAATAACCATTCCATGAATACGATTCATAATCGAATGCACCAAGACCCATTCTTAGTCCACTTGCATCGATGTTGTTTCCATAGAAATCAGTGAAACCTGAACTTGCAGGAATTGACACTTCAGCACTTAAGCTACTGTTATTCCAGTAAGTTCTTTGTGTACTAAATGTCGCTGTAGATGAAAATCTTCCTGAGCTTAAATCAAAATTATCTTCGTCAACCTCTTCTCCTTGAGTTACGTTATCTAAACGATCTAACTCAATACGAGTATAGCTTAGTGTATCGCTTTCAGTTAAAGTAACAGGGATTTGTTGTTCGATATAGTTATCACCACGTACCATTACAGTAAATTCTAAAGGTGCGGCAAAAGTGTAGTCTGGATCTACTACAAATGATAACATACCGTTCGAAGGAGTAAAGTTCTTATCGCCTGCTTCGTTATATAAGTATTCAGCACCTTCTCCAATGATTTCTACAGAAATTTGTTCCTGAGAAAGATCTTGCTGAGTAGTATCAGAAATCTCAATCATACCAAAATGGGTAGATGTAGATGAATTTACAGTAATATCAACACCTTCCAATGGGTTTGTACACTGATAGAATGTTGCTGCAATACAGAATAAGAGAATATATAATTTTTTCATGTTTAGTTTAATCTAACTGCTAATCTTAATTTTAATTGTGGGAACCAAGTGTATTCTTCCATGTTCGACTGAAGTTGAGCTTCTTGAGTACCCATTGCACTCAACAATTCAGTTCCTGTTAATTGAACATTTGGTTTTCCTAAGTAGTAAGTCCCGATATCTAAACCAAAACCAACTCTTTTCTTAGGTACTGCTCTACCAATACCAATTCCGAAGTAAGGTGAAACTTGTTTCCATTCAGCGTCAAACTTTAACTCACCAATGTCTTCTGGATCGATCGTTAACTCACCAAACGTTACAGAATTTTCATAAACACCAAGTAATTTGACGCCACTGCTCATCATGTAAGCAAGACCTGCAACTACTTTAAAGCTACTACCTTTGAAAGGTAGATACTCGATTCTTAGATCAACGTTTACCATTTCTACATCAACAGTTGATTTCAATTGTTTACCATCAACTGTAATTGATCTAGAAAAGTCGTTGATTTTGAAGTAATTGAATCCTAAAGATCCATTAAAATGTTTGTGTAGATTTTTGGACACATCAATACCAATACCGTGGGAGCCACCGCTAACTCCAATCGCAAACTTTTCTCCATAGTGATCGTAAGGCATGTCTTGGGCAAAGCTAACCATGCTAGAAAATAGCAAGGCAGATAGCAAGAGTAATTTCGTCTTCATTAAAAATTAGTTATTGTTATATGTTAATTTATATTAACAAGGGTAAAATTAAATTTCATATCGGTTCTTGGGTATCCCCCTTTTTAGGTATTTTTAGGTCAAATCATAAAAAAGATTGATTATAAAACCATTATATGAAACACTTTACATTATATTTTTTAGTTTTTTTTTTGCTTTCAAATCTTTCTTTTGGACAGAAAAAAGCAAATTATAAGTCTGAAATAAAACAACTTGACAAATATTGTCAATCGATTATTGCTTCTTGGGAAGTTCCAAGTATGACTGTTGGGATTGTAAAAGACGGAGAATTAATTTTCTCTAAAGGCTATGGAACAAAAGAAGAAGGGGGAAAAGAAGTTCCCAATAAAAACACATTATATGCTATCGCTAGTATTTCAAAAGGGTTTACAGCTACAATAATAGGCCAATTAGTAGATGAAGGAAAACTACATTGGGACGATAAGATTGTTGATTATATTCCTTATTTCGCAGTGTATGATCCATATATTTCTCAGATGATTACTGTTAAAGATATTTTATCACATAGAGTAGGTCTAGGTACGTTTTCTGGTGACATTATGTGGTATCAATCAGATTATACATCAAAGGAAATTATTGAAAGAATTAAATACGTCGATCAGAGTTTCGAACTAAGAGATGGCTTCGGGTATTCGAATCTTATGTTTATCACCGCTGGTGAATTAATAAAGACAGTGACTGGTAAATCTTGGGGAGAAAACGTTCAAGAAAGAATTCTAGATCCATTGGGTATGGACCGAACAATCTATTCTTTAAAAGAACTAGATAAAAAGGGAAATTATGCTACACCTCATATGCTTATTGATAATACTGTAAACAAACCTATTGAATGGACAAGCTGGGAGGAAATAGCAGCGACAGGAGGTTTAATTTCATCTGTAGAAGACCTTTCAAAGTGGCTTACCTTTAACATGAATAATGGAATAATTGGTGAAGATACTTTAATGACAGCTTCAACAAGAAATACAATTTGGAAGTTACAGAATGTTTATACCTCTGACTTAACAAAAGCAAAGGTAAATACACATTTTTCAGGTTATGGTCTTGGATGGGGGATTAAGGATTATCATGGTAAAATGAGGGTAAGTCACTCAGGTGGATATGATGGTATGATTACTATGGTGACTATGATACCTGATGAAAATCTTGGTGTAATTGTTTTGACGAATGGTCTAAAGTCACCAATCAGTGCAGCATCAAACTATGCTGTAGATTTATTTATGGGTTTGGATGAAATTCCTGATTATAGTTCAAAATATTTACAATATTCTAATGATCGATATAAAAATGATCATAGAATAAAAGATATAGAAAATAGTAAAGTTGAGGGCACAAAACCAACACTTGACTTGACTTCTTATGAAGGGGTGTATCATTCTGACTTGAATGGGGATATTACAGTTAGACTAAAGGATGGAAATCTTACTATAGAGTTTGAACACCAAAACATGTTAAATGCAAAGTTGACACATTGGAATTATGATACTTTTAAGATGGAATGGTATAGACAAAGTCCTTGGTTTACTCTTGGTACTGTAAAATTTGATACTGATAACCAAAATAAGATAATTGGGCTTTCATTTGATGTTCCGAATAACGATTTCTATTTTAATGAAATAAAAGCAAAAAGAATACAGTAATGAAAGAATTTATCGTAAGAATATTAGTCTCGGCTATAGCAGTTTGGGCTTGTGCTGGTGTGCTAGGACAGTTTACAACTGAAGTAAGTGTCACCAATTATGGAACTGCAATATGGGCAGCTTTAGCTATAGGTGTTCTAAATGCCTTTGTTAAACCCATTTTAACTTTATTGACATTACCAATTACTGTCTTTACTTTGGGGCTTTTTCTACTAGTGATCAATGCACTAATGTTTTATTGGGCAGGTAGTTGGGTAGATGGTTTTTCAACAGGAGGATTAGGTACATCGTTTGTATTTAGTTTGTTTTATTCAACAGTGCTAACGTTTTTAGATTCCCTTTTTGGAGTGAGAAGAGATTAATTACCACAAATAGGAAAAGCCACTAAATTCAATTATTTAGTGGCTTTTTTTTGTATTATAGAATTATATATATATCCTAAACTGTGACTGTAGTCTTCTCTAAAGCTTGTTCAATATCTGAAATGATATCATCGATATGCTCATAACCAGTAGAAATTCTTACCATACCTGGGGTTACACCACTTGCAATTTGTTCCTCTTCACTTAATTGCTCATGTGTTGTTGATGATGGATGAATTGCTAATGTTTTAGCAT
Proteins encoded:
- a CDS encoding GNAT family N-acetyltransferase translates to MNLSNRNFKNHANYFPSNNALMRVLNTYSLTYIDSGFKSDTYNIIHIHDTDKIVINEVSEAIDFCENRLRKPCVWLDKSDLNDTLSDIFQNLDLEETGSSVMLELPTLSLVEPYEVDKNIFQAKEKQDIIDHAFVIANNWDPFDTEVLHHYNRNVEFILKQDKSILLNYSDGTSTVGVIELFLDPENPKVAGIYNLSVFSDQRKNGIGTKLVEAALYFAKNMNVEQVVTQASEDSLGIFKKFKFNETGIILEFGKK
- a CDS encoding DNA-processing protein DprA; translated protein: MLDRLLLSILNIKGFGPKFLFRYKDYLIEAENSCETVLEAISFVFEKTNRIQKVALEEINEGINVANKILEDCSSYNIEVLNFLSQDYPQQVAEVTELWPLLYAVGNHKLLNRYSVGIIGTRTPDQVGMKISNRIGEYCTEEEVNLILNQQKGVTIEVLKEFDGTFVGVAASSLDQLYTPDHDIHSATMKCVVSPFPPTVTYDEYRYIEACKVVASLSNRLVLVQDAPTDDTRFVLSYFSRMERILGVILPVNNTLNHPKNAGNRLLIEKGKDGMISYCKAKDVNNKTFKCTIKVLENKNDFPQFFLEEELPF
- a CDS encoding serine hydrolase, translated to MKHFTLYFLVFFLLSNLSFGQKKANYKSEIKQLDKYCQSIIASWEVPSMTVGIVKDGELIFSKGYGTKEEGGKEVPNKNTLYAIASISKGFTATIIGQLVDEGKLHWDDKIVDYIPYFAVYDPYISQMITVKDILSHRVGLGTFSGDIMWYQSDYTSKEIIERIKYVDQSFELRDGFGYSNLMFITAGELIKTVTGKSWGENVQERILDPLGMDRTIYSLKELDKKGNYATPHMLIDNTVNKPIEWTSWEEIAATGGLISSVEDLSKWLTFNMNNGIIGEDTLMTASTRNTIWKLQNVYTSDLTKAKVNTHFSGYGLGWGIKDYHGKMRVSHSGGYDGMITMVTMIPDENLGVIVLTNGLKSPISAASNYAVDLFMGLDEIPDYSSKYLQYSNDRYKNDHRIKDIENSKVEGTKPTLDLTSYEGVYHSDLNGDITVRLKDGNLTIEFEHQNMLNAKLTHWNYDTFKMEWYRQSPWFTLGTVKFDTDNQNKIIGLSFDVPNNDFYFNEIKAKRIQ
- a CDS encoding phage holin family protein, with protein sequence MKEFIVRILVSAIAVWACAGVLGQFTTEVSVTNYGTAIWAALAIGVLNAFVKPILTLLTLPITVFTLGLFLLVINALMFYWAGSWVDGFSTGGLGTSFVFSLFYSTVLTFLDSLFGVRRD